One window of Microbacterium sp. 1S1 genomic DNA carries:
- a CDS encoding PhoH family protein, with translation MVQLLGPQDRLLRMLEREHRDVQVLVRGNEITLTGERAAVAAAKNLVDELLAMTKAGHDLAPSDVSSSARMLRQEGGPRPSEVLGEAILSTRGKVIRPKTLGQKEYVDAIEENTIVFGIGPAGTGKTYLAMAKAVQALQRKEVTRIILTRPAVEAGERLGFLPGTLTDKIDPYLRPLYDALNEMMDPEVVPRLMATGTIEVAPLAYMRGRTLNDSFVVLDEAQNTTPEQMKMFLTRLGFGTKMVVTGDITQVDLPQGASGLRLVTRVLDGIDDIHFSRLTSDDVVRHSLVGRIVDAYSEYDERRVAQRAEREQAHEFANRAERRGAQRPGPRDRMPKRGLS, from the coding sequence ATGGTGCAGTTGCTCGGTCCCCAGGACCGGCTGCTGCGGATGCTGGAGCGCGAGCACCGCGATGTGCAGGTGCTCGTCCGCGGCAACGAGATCACGCTCACGGGCGAGCGTGCGGCGGTCGCCGCGGCCAAGAACCTCGTCGACGAACTGCTCGCGATGACCAAGGCCGGCCACGACCTCGCGCCGAGCGACGTCTCCAGCTCGGCGCGGATGCTCCGGCAGGAGGGGGGTCCGCGTCCCAGCGAAGTGCTGGGCGAGGCGATCCTGTCCACGCGCGGCAAGGTGATCCGGCCGAAGACGCTCGGGCAGAAGGAGTACGTCGACGCGATCGAGGAGAACACGATCGTGTTCGGCATCGGGCCGGCGGGGACGGGCAAGACCTACCTGGCCATGGCGAAGGCCGTCCAGGCGCTGCAGCGCAAGGAGGTCACCCGCATCATCCTCACCCGTCCGGCCGTCGAGGCGGGCGAACGGCTCGGGTTCCTCCCCGGCACGCTCACCGACAAGATCGATCCCTATCTCCGACCGCTCTACGACGCGCTCAACGAGATGATGGACCCGGAGGTCGTGCCGCGGCTGATGGCGACCGGGACGATCGAGGTCGCCCCGCTCGCCTACATGCGCGGGCGTACGCTCAACGACTCGTTCGTCGTCCTCGACGAGGCGCAGAACACCACGCCGGAACAGATGAAGATGTTCCTGACCCGTCTCGGTTTCGGCACGAAGATGGTGGTCACCGGTGACATCACGCAGGTCGACCTCCCGCAGGGAGCCTCCGGCCTTCGACTGGTCACCCGCGTGCTCGACGGCATCGACGACATCCACTTCTCCCGTCTGACCAGCGACGACGTGGTGCGGCACTCCCTGGTGGGGCGGATCGTCGACGCCTACAGCGAGTACGACGAGCGGCGCGTGGCACAGCGGGCCGAGCGCGAGCAGGCGCACGAGTTCGCCAACCGTGCCGAGCGGCGCGGCGCCCAGCGACCGGGACCACGGGATCGCATGCCGAAACGAGGGCTCTCATGA
- a CDS encoding HIT domain-containing protein, translated as MSEPSIFTRILAGDIPGEILLDTGRVFAIRDIDPQAPLHVLVIPKTEEYRDVTELAAGDPALLAEMVGAAKRIAEEHANGEYRLIFNNGASVAQSVFHVHAHVLGNLEENKLVGF; from the coding sequence ATGAGCGAACCCTCGATCTTCACGCGCATCCTCGCCGGGGACATCCCGGGCGAGATCCTGCTCGACACGGGCCGGGTCTTCGCGATCCGCGACATCGACCCGCAGGCGCCGCTCCACGTGCTCGTCATCCCCAAGACCGAGGAGTACCGCGACGTCACGGAACTCGCGGCAGGAGACCCCGCGCTGCTCGCCGAGATGGTCGGCGCCGCCAAGCGCATCGCCGAGGAGCACGCCAACGGCGAGTACCGCCTCATCTTCAACAACGGCGCGAGTGTCGCGCAGTCCGTCTTCCACGTGCACGCCCATGTGCTCGGCAACCTCGAGGAGAACAAGCTCGTTGGCTTCTGA
- a CDS encoding 16S rRNA (uracil(1498)-N(3))-methyltransferase, translating to MALHFLVESAGDAAVGGLVSLTGAEAKHAAVVRRLRIGESVTVGDGRGVWLTGVAEEVSPSRVDVRIAERVEHAPATPRLVLVQALAKGDRDELAVQAACELGVDEIVPWQAARSVSRWEGPKAAKGRERWATIVREAAKQAHRSWVPEVAAPESTAQLAARAASQRVLLLDPTAPARLSTLVPDERDLVLVVGPEGGIAPEELEKLTAAGAERVLLGDTVLRTSTAGPAAIAVLSVALGRW from the coding sequence GTGGCGCTGCACTTCCTCGTCGAATCCGCCGGCGACGCCGCGGTGGGCGGCCTCGTGTCGCTGACCGGGGCCGAGGCCAAGCACGCGGCCGTCGTTCGGCGTCTTCGCATCGGCGAGAGCGTCACCGTGGGGGACGGTCGCGGCGTCTGGCTGACCGGTGTCGCCGAGGAGGTGTCGCCGTCGCGGGTCGACGTGCGGATCGCGGAACGCGTCGAGCATGCGCCGGCGACTCCGCGTCTCGTGCTCGTGCAGGCGTTGGCCAAGGGCGACCGCGACGAGCTCGCGGTGCAGGCGGCGTGCGAGCTGGGCGTGGACGAGATCGTGCCGTGGCAGGCGGCTCGGAGCGTGTCGCGCTGGGAAGGTCCGAAAGCCGCGAAGGGGAGGGAGCGCTGGGCGACGATCGTCCGCGAGGCGGCCAAGCAGGCGCACCGGTCCTGGGTACCGGAGGTGGCTGCTCCCGAGTCGACCGCACAGCTCGCCGCCCGGGCTGCGTCGCAGCGGGTACTGCTGCTCGACCCGACCGCTCCCGCCCGGCTCTCCACGCTCGTCCCCGATGAGCGCGACCTGGTCCTCGTGGTGGGGCCGGAGGGCGGGATCGCTCCGGAAGAGCTCGAGAAGCTCACGGCCGCCGGGGCCGAGCGCGTGCTGCTCGGCGACACCGTGCTGCGCACGTCGACGGCGGGCCCCGCCGCCATCGCCGTGCTGTCGGTGGCCCTCGGCCGCTGGTGA
- the dnaJ gene encoding molecular chaperone DnaJ, whose amino-acid sequence MADHYEVLGVSRDASTDEIKKAYRRLARQLHPDVNPGEEAAEKFKLVTHAYDVLSDEESRRRYDMGGGDGANNFGGFGGFGDIFETFFGASQGGGRGARPRSRRERGQDALVRVTLDLGDVVFGAHRDIEVDTAVLCETCQGSCCQEGTSPVTCDICGGTGHVQRQVRSLLGNVVTSQPCGTCEGYGTTIPYPCGTCGGQGRVRSRRTVSLDIPAGVETGLRLQLPGSGEVGRAGGPNGDLYVEVTVNPHPAFSRDGDDLLATLEVSMTDAILGTETSIEGLDGEVDLEIRPGVQSGDVLTIKGRGITPLRGTQRGDLRVGVQVITPTKLDSAQRRLIEDFAKKNKAPGPQLAQFQQGLFSKLRDRFRAH is encoded by the coding sequence GTGGCGGACCACTACGAGGTTCTCGGGGTGTCCCGGGACGCTTCCACCGACGAGATCAAGAAGGCGTATCGACGCCTGGCGCGGCAGCTCCACCCCGACGTGAACCCGGGTGAGGAAGCCGCCGAGAAGTTCAAGCTCGTCACGCATGCCTACGACGTGCTCAGCGACGAGGAGTCGCGTCGCCGCTACGACATGGGCGGCGGTGACGGGGCGAACAACTTCGGCGGCTTCGGTGGCTTCGGGGACATCTTCGAGACGTTCTTCGGAGCCTCCCAGGGGGGCGGTCGCGGGGCCCGCCCGCGGTCGCGGCGAGAGCGGGGACAGGACGCCCTCGTCCGGGTCACGCTCGACCTCGGCGACGTCGTCTTCGGCGCGCACCGCGACATCGAGGTCGACACGGCCGTGCTCTGCGAGACGTGCCAGGGGTCGTGCTGCCAGGAGGGCACGTCGCCGGTCACCTGCGACATCTGCGGCGGCACGGGGCACGTGCAGCGCCAGGTGCGCAGCCTGCTGGGCAACGTCGTCACCTCTCAGCCGTGCGGTACCTGCGAGGGGTACGGCACGACGATCCCATACCCCTGCGGCACCTGCGGAGGCCAGGGGCGCGTCCGCTCCCGCCGCACGGTGTCCCTGGACATCCCGGCCGGCGTCGAGACCGGCCTGCGCCTGCAGCTCCCGGGCTCCGGCGAGGTGGGACGCGCCGGCGGCCCGAACGGCGACCTGTACGTCGAGGTGACGGTCAACCCCCACCCTGCCTTCAGCCGCGATGGCGACGACCTGCTCGCCACGCTCGAGGTATCGATGACCGACGCGATCCTGGGCACCGAGACCTCGATCGAGGGACTCGACGGCGAGGTCGACCTCGAGATCCGTCCCGGCGTGCAGTCCGGCGACGTGCTCACCATCAAGGGGCGGGGCATCACGCCCCTGCGCGGCACCCAGCGCGGCGACCTCCGCGTCGGCGTGCAGGTGATCACGCCGACCAAGCTGGACTCCGCGCAGCGCCGGCTCATCGAGGACTTCGCGAAGAAGAACAAGGCGCCGGGACCGCAGCTGGCCCAGTTCCAGCAGGGCCTCTTCTCCAAGCTCCGCGACCGCTTCCGCGCGCACTGA
- the hrcA gene encoding heat-inducible transcriptional repressor HrcA, with translation MVTERGLQVLRAIVQDYVETHEPVGSRSIVDRHSFGVSAATIRNDMAQLEDEELITAPHTSSGRVPTDKGYRVFVNHLAQLRPLSTAQRSAIESFLTDPADLDDLMARTVRVLTQLTGQVALAQYPSFARAHVTHVELVALAPNRLLTVLVTDAGGVSQRMTALPDTIDEADLALLRARLSALITGQAIAAASDRLQALLAAEETPQDRLLRTLAGVVIDELGSFRQERLVMAGAATLARREQDFRGSIHPLLEAIEEQVTLLRLMSEMVADEHGLAASIGTENAPFGLGEASIVASNYAAPTGTARVGVMGPTRMDYPSNLAAARAVARYLSRMLDDDEAGR, from the coding sequence ATGGTCACAGAGCGAGGGCTGCAGGTTCTCCGCGCGATCGTGCAGGACTACGTCGAGACCCATGAACCCGTCGGCAGCCGTTCCATCGTCGACCGCCACTCCTTCGGGGTGTCCGCCGCGACGATCCGCAACGACATGGCGCAGTTGGAGGACGAGGAGCTGATCACGGCTCCACACACGTCGTCCGGCCGCGTGCCCACCGACAAGGGGTATCGGGTGTTCGTCAATCACCTCGCGCAGCTCCGCCCGCTCTCCACCGCGCAGCGCTCGGCGATCGAGTCTTTCCTCACCGACCCCGCCGACCTCGATGACCTCATGGCGAGGACGGTGCGGGTGCTCACGCAGCTCACCGGACAGGTCGCCCTCGCGCAGTACCCGTCTTTCGCGCGGGCGCACGTGACGCACGTCGAACTCGTGGCGCTGGCTCCCAACCGTCTTCTCACGGTCCTGGTGACGGACGCCGGCGGAGTGTCCCAGCGGATGACGGCGCTGCCGGACACGATCGACGAGGCCGACCTCGCGCTGCTCCGTGCGAGGCTGTCGGCGCTCATCACGGGGCAGGCGATCGCGGCGGCGTCCGACCGCCTCCAGGCCCTCCTTGCGGCCGAAGAGACCCCGCAGGACCGGCTGCTTCGCACCCTCGCCGGTGTGGTGATCGACGAGCTCGGAAGCTTCCGTCAAGAGCGCCTCGTGATGGCCGGCGCGGCGACGCTGGCGCGCCGAGAGCAGGACTTCCGCGGCAGCATCCATCCGCTCCTCGAAGCCATCGAGGAGCAGGTGACGCTCCTGCGACTCATGAGCGAGATGGTGGCCGACGAGCACGGCCTCGCGGCGAGCATCGGCACCGAGAACGCGCCCTTCGGACTGGGAGAGGCGTCGATCGTGGCGAGCAACTACGCGGCCCCCACGGGCACCGCACGGGTCGGCGTCATGGGGCCGACCCGGATGGACTATCCGAGCAACCTGGCAGCGGCGCGGGCGGTCGCCCGCTACCTGTCCCGGATGCTCGACGACGACGAGGCCGGCCGCTGA
- the hemW gene encoding radical SAM family heme chaperone HemW has translation MAGPLPLGDPAPADGRLPGDLPISAETPFSAYLHVPFCRVRCGYCDFNTYTSSELRGAKQEDYASTLIGEIALARRVLDEADALRPMDTVFFGGGTPTLLPAGDLARMLGAATAAFGLAPNAEVTVEANPDTVTPEVARTLAEAGVTRLSVGMQSAVPHVLAALDRTHRPENVRTAVAAAKDAGLAVSVDLIYGAPGESLSDWEASLDAALALESDHISAYALIVEDGTKLARQIRRGEVPTPDDDLQADMYELADAKLAGGGFEWYEVSNWARSAEQRSRHNLAYWRGSDWWGFGPGAHSHVAGLRWWNVKHPAAYAQRLAASSSPAAGRERPDVEARTLERILLLSRLREGIAVADVPEPNRDRIAGLIADGLIDAPAAIHGRVQLTLRGRLLADAVVRELTD, from the coding sequence ATGGCGGGACCTCTTCCGCTCGGAGATCCGGCGCCCGCGGACGGGCGGCTCCCCGGCGACCTTCCGATCTCCGCGGAGACCCCGTTCTCCGCCTATCTCCACGTTCCGTTCTGCCGCGTACGCTGCGGCTACTGCGACTTCAACACCTACACGTCCAGCGAGCTCCGCGGGGCGAAGCAGGAGGACTACGCCTCCACCCTCATCGGTGAGATCGCTCTCGCCCGGAGGGTGCTGGACGAGGCCGACGCCCTGCGTCCGATGGACACCGTGTTCTTCGGCGGTGGCACCCCCACGCTCCTGCCCGCCGGCGACCTGGCCCGCATGCTCGGGGCAGCGACGGCCGCGTTCGGTCTCGCCCCGAACGCCGAGGTGACGGTCGAGGCCAATCCCGACACCGTGACGCCGGAGGTGGCGCGGACTCTCGCCGAGGCCGGGGTCACCCGGCTTTCCGTTGGCATGCAGTCAGCCGTTCCGCACGTCCTCGCCGCCCTCGACCGGACCCACCGGCCCGAGAACGTCCGTACCGCGGTCGCCGCCGCGAAAGACGCGGGACTCGCCGTGAGCGTCGACCTCATCTACGGCGCGCCGGGGGAGTCCCTGTCCGATTGGGAGGCCTCGCTCGACGCGGCACTCGCGCTGGAGTCCGATCACATCTCGGCGTACGCCCTCATCGTCGAGGACGGCACGAAGCTCGCGCGGCAGATCCGCCGGGGGGAAGTGCCGACGCCGGACGACGATCTGCAGGCGGACATGTACGAGCTCGCGGATGCGAAGCTCGCCGGCGGCGGATTCGAATGGTACGAGGTCAGCAACTGGGCACGCAGTGCCGAGCAGCGCTCACGGCACAACCTCGCCTACTGGCGGGGAAGCGACTGGTGGGGTTTCGGGCCTGGCGCGCACAGCCACGTCGCAGGGCTCCGATGGTGGAACGTCAAGCATCCCGCGGCGTACGCGCAGCGTCTGGCGGCTTCGTCGTCGCCGGCGGCAGGGCGCGAACGCCCCGACGTCGAGGCCCGGACGTTGGAGCGCATCCTGCTTCTCAGCCGCCTCCGTGAGGGGATCGCCGTCGCGGACGTGCCGGAACCGAACAGGGATCGGATCGCGGGGCTCATCGCGGACGGCCTGATCGATGCGCCGGCGGCGATCCACGGCCGCGTGCAACTCACCCTCCGCGGACGCCTCCTCGCCGATGCCGTCGTCCGCGAGCTCACCGACTGA
- a CDS encoding DUF1990 family protein — translation MRRGTFRDDTVDYAAVGATHAPDLMQYPPERSVPAEESWRIGSGEERFQTAGEALLSWTAQRAAGLSVEDVRPAPGPAYAGVSFDAEGNPIAPSKRDVEPRYDAEGMPFVGAGMTLHLRGRVGGMRADSELRVISVTEETRRIGFVLGTVGGSVVSGEESFDVDWREDNDEVWFTVRAFDAPNTLLYRLVPALMKRRRRELFARYLRAISPLYATPV, via the coding sequence ATGCGGCGCGGGACTTTCCGAGACGACACGGTGGACTATGCGGCCGTGGGTGCGACCCATGCCCCCGACCTGATGCAGTACCCGCCGGAGCGCAGCGTTCCGGCGGAGGAGTCCTGGCGGATCGGCAGCGGCGAAGAGCGGTTCCAGACGGCCGGCGAAGCGCTGCTGTCGTGGACGGCGCAGCGCGCGGCCGGGCTCTCCGTGGAAGACGTCCGACCCGCTCCCGGTCCTGCGTATGCGGGGGTGAGCTTCGACGCGGAAGGCAACCCGATCGCGCCGAGTAAGCGCGACGTGGAGCCGCGGTACGACGCGGAAGGGATGCCCTTCGTGGGTGCCGGGATGACGCTGCACCTGCGGGGTCGCGTCGGCGGCATGCGCGCCGATTCCGAGCTGAGGGTGATCTCCGTCACCGAGGAGACCCGCCGGATCGGATTCGTGCTGGGCACGGTCGGCGGGTCCGTCGTCAGCGGCGAGGAGTCGTTCGATGTGGACTGGCGCGAGGACAACGACGAGGTCTGGTTCACCGTCCGGGCCTTCGACGCTCCGAACACTCTCCTCTACCGCCTCGTTCCGGCCCTGATGAAGCGCCGTCGTCGCGAGCTCTTCGCGCGTTACCTCCGCGCGATCTCCCCGCTCTACGCGACCCCCGTGTGA
- the lepA gene encoding translation elongation factor 4, translating to MSPRALTPLQPAATPAAQIRNFCIIAHIDHGKSTLADRMLQITGVVAERDMRAQYLDRMDIERERGITIKSQAVRMPWALPQAEGPDEVFALNMIDTPGHVDFTYEVSRSLAACEGAILLVDAAQGIEAQTLANLYLALENDLHIIPVLNKIDLPAADPEKYAKELASLIGGKPEDVLRVSGKTGMGVEDLLDRIVEEIPAPVGDADAPARAMIFDSVYDAYRGVVTYVRMVDGSLSPRERIQMMSTGANHEALEVGVSSPEPTPTKGLGVGEVGYLITGVKDVRQSKVGDTITNARKPAAEALPGYTDPKPMVFSGIYPIDGSDYAELREALDKLKLSDASLQYEPETSVALGFGFRCGFLGLLHLEIVTERLSREFGLDLITTAPSVIYEVVTSDTGETVTVTNPSEYPDGRIGSVSEPMVKAAILLPKDYVGTVMELCQSRRGTLLGMEYFSEERVELRYNMPLGEIVFDFFDQLKSKTQGYASLDYEPSGQQEADLVKVDILLQGEKVDAFSSIVHRDKAYAYGTMMAERLRKLIPRQQFEVPIQAAIGARIIARETIRAIRKDVLAKCYGGDITRKRKLLEKQKEGKKRMKMVGRVEVPQEAFIAALSGDVETKDKK from the coding sequence ATGTCCCCACGCGCTCTCACTCCTCTTCAGCCTGCCGCGACGCCGGCTGCGCAGATCCGCAATTTCTGCATCATCGCCCACATCGACCACGGCAAGTCGACCCTGGCCGACCGCATGCTCCAGATCACCGGCGTGGTCGCGGAGCGGGACATGCGCGCCCAGTACCTCGACCGCATGGACATCGAGCGCGAGCGGGGCATCACGATCAAGAGCCAGGCCGTGCGGATGCCGTGGGCCCTTCCGCAGGCCGAGGGGCCGGACGAGGTGTTCGCGCTCAACATGATCGACACCCCCGGTCACGTCGACTTCACGTATGAGGTGTCCCGGTCGCTGGCCGCGTGCGAGGGTGCCATCCTCCTCGTCGACGCGGCGCAGGGCATCGAGGCCCAGACGCTGGCCAACCTCTACCTCGCGCTGGAGAACGACCTCCACATCATCCCCGTCCTCAACAAGATCGACCTCCCTGCCGCAGACCCCGAGAAGTACGCGAAGGAGCTCGCCTCGCTCATCGGCGGCAAGCCGGAGGACGTGCTGCGCGTGTCCGGGAAGACCGGCATGGGCGTGGAGGACCTTCTCGACCGGATCGTCGAGGAGATCCCGGCTCCGGTCGGGGATGCCGATGCCCCGGCCCGTGCCATGATCTTCGACTCCGTGTACGACGCCTACCGTGGCGTCGTCACCTACGTCCGGATGGTCGACGGCAGCCTCTCGCCCCGCGAGCGCATCCAGATGATGTCCACCGGCGCGAACCACGAGGCGCTCGAGGTCGGCGTCTCCAGTCCGGAGCCCACCCCGACCAAAGGCCTCGGCGTCGGGGAGGTGGGATACCTCATCACCGGCGTGAAGGACGTGCGGCAGTCCAAGGTCGGCGACACGATCACCAACGCGCGCAAGCCCGCAGCGGAGGCGCTTCCCGGCTACACCGACCCGAAGCCCATGGTCTTCTCTGGTATCTACCCCATCGACGGGAGCGACTACGCGGAACTGCGCGAGGCGCTCGACAAGCTGAAGCTCTCCGACGCTTCGCTGCAGTACGAGCCGGAGACGTCCGTGGCCCTCGGCTTCGGATTCCGCTGCGGCTTCCTCGGCCTGCTGCACCTGGAGATCGTGACCGAGCGGCTTTCGCGCGAGTTCGGCCTCGACCTCATCACGACCGCCCCGAGCGTGATCTACGAGGTCGTGACGAGCGACACCGGCGAGACGGTGACCGTCACGAACCCGAGCGAGTACCCGGACGGGCGCATCGGCTCGGTGTCGGAGCCGATGGTGAAGGCGGCGATCCTGCTGCCCAAGGACTACGTCGGTACCGTCATGGAGCTGTGCCAGTCACGGCGCGGCACGCTGCTCGGCATGGAGTACTTCTCCGAGGAGCGCGTCGAACTGCGCTACAACATGCCGCTCGGCGAGATCGTGTTCGACTTCTTCGACCAGCTCAAGTCCAAGACGCAGGGTTATGCCTCCCTGGACTACGAGCCCTCCGGTCAGCAGGAGGCCGACCTGGTCAAGGTCGACATCCTCCTGCAGGGCGAGAAGGTCGACGCGTTCAGCTCGATCGTGCACCGCGACAAGGCGTACGCCTACGGGACGATGATGGCGGAGCGGTTGCGCAAGCTCATCCCTCGCCAGCAGTTCGAGGTGCCCATCCAGGCGGCGATCGGTGCGCGCATCATCGCTCGCGAGACCATCCGCGCGATCCGCAAGGACGTGCTCGCGAAATGCTACGGCGGCGACATCACCCGTAAGCGCAAGCTCCTCGAGAAGCAGAAGGAGGGCAAGAAGCGCATGAAGATGGTGGGTCGCGTCGAGGTCCCCCAGGAAGCCTTCATCGCTGCGCTCTCCGGGGACGTCGAGACCAAGGACAAGAAGTAG
- a CDS encoding ABC transporter permease: MIKYLARRALGWLLMIVVATNLTYFLAWGFLDPRSNYVGRRPPLTEEQIVNTLAPRNLSDTVPLIERWWTWLTGILLRWDWGVSPTGGSVNEQVAYRMWVSAELVLGATILTTVLGIALGVYTASRQYKLADRIGQATSIITLNIPIVVAAFAIVLLAIGLNNATGTRIFYVTGNASQGVEGFFPTLIDVLQHLTLPTIALVLTGYASIHFLQRSLLLDNINADYVRTARAKGLTKQQAIRKHALRTSLIPVATQVAFTIPAIFTGAVLTETIFAWNGMGRYFIDTITKNDIHGTVAIAAFGAVLTAIGAILADIAVVVLDPRVRVS; this comes from the coding sequence TTGATCAAGTACCTCGCGCGCCGTGCCCTCGGCTGGCTGCTCATGATCGTGGTCGCGACGAACCTCACCTACTTCCTCGCGTGGGGCTTCCTCGATCCGCGCAGCAACTACGTGGGTCGTCGACCTCCGCTCACCGAAGAGCAGATCGTGAACACCCTCGCCCCGCGCAACCTGAGCGACACCGTCCCGCTCATCGAGCGGTGGTGGACCTGGCTCACCGGCATCCTTCTCCGCTGGGACTGGGGCGTGAGCCCGACCGGCGGATCCGTCAACGAGCAGGTCGCCTACCGTATGTGGGTCAGCGCCGAACTCGTCCTCGGCGCCACCATCCTGACCACGGTCCTCGGCATCGCGCTCGGCGTGTACACGGCCTCCCGCCAGTACAAGCTCGCCGACCGCATCGGCCAGGCCACGAGCATCATCACCCTGAACATTCCGATCGTCGTCGCGGCGTTCGCGATCGTGCTCCTCGCCATCGGTCTGAACAATGCCACAGGCACCCGGATCTTCTACGTCACCGGTAACGCGAGCCAAGGGGTCGAGGGCTTCTTCCCCACCCTCATAGACGTGTTGCAACACCTCACGCTGCCCACGATCGCGCTCGTGCTCACGGGATACGCCAGCATCCACTTCCTGCAGCGGTCACTTCTCCTGGACAACATCAACGCCGACTACGTCCGCACAGCCCGCGCGAAGGGTCTGACCAAGCAGCAGGCCATCCGCAAGCACGCACTGCGCACATCGCTCATCCCGGTCGCCACGCAGGTCGCCTTCACCATCCCCGCGATCTTCACCGGCGCGGTGCTGACGGAGACGATCTTCGCCTGGAACGGCATGGGCCGCTATTTCATCGACACCATCACCAAGAACGACATCCACGGAACCGTCGCGATCGCCGCCTTCGGTGCGGTCCTCACGGCGATCGGCGCGATCCTCGCCGACATCGCCGTCGTCGTCCTCGACCCGCGCGTGAGAGTGAGCTGA
- a CDS encoding ABC transporter permease, whose amino-acid sequence MSTDMLDPTIHPEPETAGPETTHVATKRLSKWTLYWRRFSRNRGALIGLVIFVLLVLFAIFGPLIARYDHIELDFLSLSMPPSAEHWFGTNNAGNDLFAQVAVGLQRSLMIAITVSVGVTIVSALVGTAAAYFGGWTERISLLVIHFMMVIPSFLILAMISNKAGGDWRVIALIMIFVIGWYFPARVIWTMALSLREREYVSAARYMGVGGMRIVLRHLLPNIGSLLVINFTLGVVNAVVTETGLSFLGFGVKIPDVSLGALIGAGSSSLTTSPWLFYFPAAALTLLTVSMALIADGLRDALDPTSAAGGRA is encoded by the coding sequence ATGAGCACCGACATGCTCGACCCGACCATCCACCCCGAGCCGGAGACCGCCGGCCCTGAGACGACACACGTCGCGACCAAGCGGCTGTCGAAGTGGACGCTGTACTGGCGGCGCTTCTCGCGTAACCGCGGGGCCCTCATCGGCCTTGTGATCTTCGTCCTCCTGGTCCTCTTCGCCATCTTCGGGCCGCTGATCGCTCGGTACGACCACATCGAGCTCGACTTCCTGAGCCTGAGCATGCCGCCGTCGGCAGAGCACTGGTTCGGCACGAACAACGCCGGCAACGATCTCTTCGCCCAGGTCGCCGTGGGTCTGCAGCGCTCGCTCATGATCGCTATCACCGTCTCGGTCGGCGTCACGATCGTCTCGGCCCTCGTCGGCACGGCCGCCGCATACTTCGGCGGCTGGACCGAGCGCATCTCGCTCCTGGTCATCCACTTCATGATGGTGATCCCGAGCTTCCTCATCCTCGCGATGATCTCCAACAAGGCCGGTGGCGACTGGCGCGTCATCGCGCTCATCATGATCTTCGTGATCGGGTGGTACTTCCCCGCCCGCGTCATCTGGACCATGGCGCTGTCGCTCCGCGAGCGGGAGTACGTCAGCGCCGCACGTTACATGGGCGTCGGCGGCATGCGGATCGTGCTGCGGCACCTGCTGCCCAACATCGGCTCCCTCCTCGTCATCAACTTCACCCTCGGCGTCGTCAACGCCGTGGTGACGGAGACCGGCCTGTCCTTCCTCGGCTTCGGCGTCAAGATCCCCGACGTCTCCCTCGGTGCCCTCATCGGTGCCGGGTCGAGCTCGCTGACCACGTCGCCCTGGCTGTTCTACTTCCCGGCGGCGGCGCTGACTCTGCTCACCGTGTCGATGGCGTTGATCGCCGACGGCCTGCGCGACGCCCTCGATCCCACTTCGGCTGCTGGAGGCCGCGCATGA